The Deinococcus proteolyticus MRP genome includes a window with the following:
- a CDS encoding bifunctional metallophosphatase/5'-nucleotidase, with the protein MRKFRLLAVALSAGMLAACAPTQTASPVAEAPFRLQLLHFSDVDGGRDIVGNAPRFSALVNHFRAQQPQNTLLLSSGDNSIPGPEYNVASDSSLDAALGKAGAGRAHVAWLNALGLQASAVGNHDLDMGTGEFSGLLTGADGWNGADFPYLATNLDFGADEATAKIAGKDGLSAAELAGKVAGYTTLQVGGETVGVVGATTPQLGRLTNVGKLGIAPASPDDLDALAALIQQDVDTLTAQGVDKVILLAHMQSIDIEQALAPRLRGVDIIVAGGSNTLLADTADRLRSGDKRQGDYPLMFSGADGAPVLVVNTEGDYTYLGRLVVDFDEQGRLIPASLDPAVNGAYATDEAGLSALGVTREQASPAVIQVADALQAALKSRAGNVVGYTNVYLNGERGGVRTQETNLGNLSADANLFYGQQVDPSTALSLKNGGGIRGPIGACIVPPGSTGGTPVCSAPQGTPGVSEKGQISQLDLETAFRFNNGLSLVTVTGTQLNALLEHGVAGVENRLGQFPQVGGLTFAYDPSRPAGERVTDIVIEDAGGAAAGTDRVVLKAGGQLNAAAAARSYRMVTLGFLALGGDGYPFPKEGSAEFAALNLRDLTQKGVRQGRFTFADEGSEQDALAEYLGARFGTAATAFAQADTPAEADTRIQRR; encoded by the coding sequence ATGAGAAAATTCAGACTCCTTGCCGTGGCGCTGTCTGCCGGAATGCTGGCCGCCTGCGCTCCCACCCAGACCGCTTCCCCGGTTGCCGAGGCGCCGTTCCGGCTGCAGTTGCTGCACTTTTCGGATGTGGACGGTGGCCGCGATATCGTCGGCAACGCGCCGCGCTTCTCGGCGCTGGTCAACCATTTCCGCGCCCAGCAGCCGCAAAATACCCTGTTGCTGAGCAGTGGCGATAACTCTATCCCTGGACCCGAGTACAACGTGGCCAGCGATAGCAGCCTGGACGCCGCGCTGGGCAAAGCCGGTGCTGGCCGTGCCCACGTGGCCTGGCTGAACGCCCTGGGCCTGCAAGCCTCGGCGGTGGGCAACCATGACCTGGACATGGGCACCGGCGAATTCTCCGGCCTGCTGACCGGGGCAGACGGCTGGAACGGCGCCGACTTTCCCTATCTGGCGACCAACCTGGATTTCGGTGCCGACGAAGCCACCGCCAAGATTGCCGGCAAAGACGGCCTGAGCGCGGCCGAGCTGGCCGGCAAGGTGGCCGGCTACACCACCTTGCAGGTGGGCGGCGAAACGGTGGGCGTGGTGGGTGCCACCACCCCGCAGCTGGGCCGTCTGACCAACGTGGGCAAGCTGGGTATCGCTCCTGCCAGCCCGGATGACCTGGACGCCCTGGCTGCCCTGATTCAGCAGGATGTGGACACCCTGACTGCTCAGGGCGTGGACAAGGTGATTCTGCTCGCGCACATGCAGAGCATCGACATCGAGCAGGCGCTGGCTCCGCGCCTCAGGGGCGTGGACATCATCGTGGCGGGGGGCAGCAACACCCTGCTGGCCGACACCGCCGACCGCCTGCGCAGCGGCGACAAGCGCCAGGGCGACTACCCGCTGATGTTCAGCGGTGCCGACGGCGCCCCCGTGCTGGTGGTGAACACCGAGGGCGACTACACCTACCTGGGCCGTCTGGTGGTGGATTTCGACGAGCAGGGCCGCCTGATTCCGGCCAGCCTGGACCCTGCGGTAAACGGCGCTTATGCCACCGACGAAGCGGGCCTGAGCGCCCTGGGCGTGACCCGCGAACAGGCCAGCCCCGCCGTGATTCAGGTGGCCGACGCCCTGCAAGCGGCCCTGAAGTCCCGTGCCGGCAACGTGGTGGGCTACACCAACGTGTACCTGAACGGTGAGCGCGGCGGCGTGCGTACCCAGGAAACCAACCTGGGCAACCTCAGCGCCGACGCGAACCTGTTCTATGGGCAGCAGGTGGACCCCAGCACCGCCCTGAGCCTCAAGAACGGCGGCGGTATTCGCGGTCCCATCGGTGCCTGCATCGTGCCTCCCGGCAGCACCGGCGGCACGCCCGTCTGCTCGGCCCCGCAGGGCACCCCCGGCGTCAGCGAAAAGGGCCAGATTTCGCAGCTGGACCTGGAAACCGCCTTCCGCTTCAACAACGGCCTGTCGCTGGTTACGGTCACGGGCACGCAGCTGAACGCCCTGCTGGAACACGGCGTGGCCGGCGTGGAAAACCGCCTGGGCCAGTTCCCGCAGGTGGGCGGCCTGACCTTCGCCTACGACCCCAGCCGCCCGGCCGGTGAGCGCGTCACCGATATCGTGATTGAGGATGCTGGTGGCGCCGCCGCCGGCACCGACCGCGTGGTGCTCAAGGCCGGCGGTCAGCTGAACGCCGCCGCTGCAGCCCGCTCCTACCGCATGGTCACGCTGGGCTTCCTGGCGCTGGGCGGCGACGGCTACCCCTTCCCCAAGGAAGGCAGCGCCGAATTCGCCGCGCTGAACCTGCGCGACCTGACCCAAAAGGGCGTGCGCCAGGGCCGCTTCACCTTCGCGGACGAGGGCAGCGAGCAAGACGCCCTGGCCGAGTACCTGGGTGCCCGCTTCGGGACGGCCGCTACGGCCTTCGCCCAGGCCGACACCCCCGCCGAGGCGGACACCCGCATTCAGCGCCGCTGA
- a CDS encoding GGDEF domain-containing protein — protein MLRALFINFALLIAMTYLFSLTLRSWPLRRDRTFQVQTITAASLVSVILLLQPAAIAPGVLIDLRPVPLVYLALVYGAPAALVGSIPVLTYRYFLGGPGITPAFTSIALILLVTAILRRLVQPRLDHISWSRGIFLGLVSLAPNGLPLVMLPNGMQLLQQVYPPLLILNVAAFLIVALVLRDRIKLIKLNAMFQRQARQDALSGLFNRRQFDLDLLALRTGDLLLMVDIDHFKRINDTYGHAVGDQVITAVGELLRSNLRASDSAYRYGGEEFVLLVHQPQIGTPELIAERIRDHIEQTPLSVPSLNGLQGDPATFTLHLTASLGGARHMAGTDPQHTLALADQALYQAKQGGRNRWVLHPEPQLGLPG, from the coding sequence ATGCTCAGAGCCCTGTTCATCAACTTCGCCCTCCTGATTGCGATGACCTACCTGTTCAGCCTGACCCTACGGTCCTGGCCGCTGCGCCGTGACCGGACCTTCCAGGTGCAAACCATCACAGCGGCAAGCCTGGTATCGGTCATCCTTCTGCTGCAACCGGCCGCCATTGCCCCTGGAGTACTTATCGACTTGCGGCCGGTGCCGCTGGTCTATCTGGCCCTGGTCTACGGGGCACCAGCGGCGCTGGTGGGCAGCATTCCGGTGCTGACCTACCGTTACTTCCTGGGCGGGCCGGGGATAACGCCGGCTTTTACCAGTATTGCGCTGATTCTGCTGGTGACCGCCATCCTACGCCGGCTCGTCCAACCTCGCCTCGACCATATTTCCTGGTCTCGCGGCATATTCCTGGGCCTGGTGTCCCTCGCCCCCAACGGCCTGCCACTGGTGATGCTGCCGAACGGGATGCAGCTGCTGCAGCAGGTTTATCCTCCCCTGCTCATCCTCAATGTGGCGGCCTTTCTTATCGTGGCCTTGGTTCTACGCGACCGGATCAAACTGATAAAGCTGAATGCCATGTTCCAGCGCCAGGCCCGGCAAGATGCACTTTCGGGTCTCTTCAACCGCCGACAGTTCGACTTGGACCTGCTGGCCCTCAGAACCGGCGACCTGCTGCTGATGGTGGACATCGACCACTTCAAGCGCATCAACGACACCTACGGGCATGCTGTGGGTGACCAGGTCATCACGGCTGTAGGTGAGCTGCTACGCAGCAACCTGCGCGCCTCGGATTCGGCTTACCGCTACGGCGGCGAAGAGTTCGTCCTGCTGGTCCATCAGCCGCAAATCGGCACCCCGGAGCTGATTGCCGAGCGCATCCGGGACCATATTGAGCAGACGCCACTCAGTGTGCCGTCACTGAACGGGCTTCAGGGAGACCCGGCTACGTTCACCCTGCACCTCACTGCGTCGCTCGGTGGCGCACGTCACATGGCCGGCACCGACCCTCAGCACACGCTGGCCCTGGCCGACCAGGCGCTGTATCAGGCCAAGCAGGGGGGGCGCAACCGCTGGGTACTGCACCCGGAGCCTCAGCTGGGACTTCCCGGCTGA
- a CDS encoding short-chain fatty acid transporter: MFRALANASNALVTRLLPDPFIFVALLTLLVLALGVLLTPHTLPQMVQFWGDGFWELLAFTMQMALVLVTGHALASTPFFRRLLGGLAGLAKTAPAAIVLVTAVSLVANWINWGFGLVIGAIFARELARRVPGVDYRLLIASAYSGFVIWHAGFSGSIPLTIATPDHFLEGQIGLIPTSQTIFAPFNLILVGVLALLIPLVNRAMLDREHPVVVDPALLAEKAPAAAWAPADQTPAQRLENSPVLSLLLGGLGLAFLAMYFAAEGFKLNLNIVNFAFLFLAILLHGTPARFIAATTEAVQGAAGILIQFPFYAGLAGMMAGSGLIERVSDAFVAMSTPQTFPVLAFWSAGLVNIFVPSGGGQWAVQGPVMVQAAQSLGASLPKTAMAVAWGDAWTNMIQPFWALPALAIAGLHARDIMGYCLVILLLVGAVVSLGLYLLPG, from the coding sequence ATGTTCCGAGCCTTGGCAAACGCTTCCAACGCGTTGGTGACCCGCCTGCTTCCTGACCCGTTCATCTTTGTGGCCTTGCTGACGCTGCTGGTGCTGGCGCTGGGTGTGCTGCTGACCCCGCACACGCTGCCGCAGATGGTGCAGTTCTGGGGGGACGGCTTCTGGGAGCTGCTGGCCTTCACCATGCAGATGGCCCTGGTGCTGGTCACCGGGCATGCGCTGGCGTCCACCCCGTTTTTCCGGCGCCTGCTGGGTGGGCTGGCGGGCCTGGCGAAAACGGCGCCGGCGGCCATCGTGCTGGTCACAGCGGTGTCCCTGGTCGCCAACTGGATCAACTGGGGCTTCGGGCTGGTGATTGGGGCCATCTTCGCCCGTGAGCTGGCCCGCCGGGTACCGGGGGTGGATTACCGCCTGCTGATTGCCAGCGCCTACAGCGGCTTTGTCATCTGGCACGCAGGATTCAGCGGATCTATTCCGCTGACCATCGCCACGCCGGACCATTTTCTGGAAGGTCAGATTGGCCTGATTCCCACCTCGCAGACCATCTTCGCGCCGTTCAACCTGATTCTGGTGGGCGTGCTGGCACTGCTGATTCCGCTGGTGAACCGCGCCATGCTGGACCGTGAGCATCCGGTGGTGGTGGACCCGGCGCTGCTGGCCGAAAAAGCTCCGGCGGCGGCCTGGGCGCCTGCGGACCAGACCCCGGCCCAGCGTCTGGAAAACAGCCCGGTCCTCAGCCTGCTGCTCGGTGGGTTGGGGCTGGCCTTTCTTGCCATGTACTTCGCCGCCGAAGGCTTCAAGCTGAACCTGAACATCGTCAACTTCGCCTTCCTGTTCCTGGCCATCTTGCTGCACGGCACGCCGGCCCGCTTTATTGCGGCCACGACCGAAGCGGTGCAGGGGGCGGCGGGCATCCTGATTCAGTTTCCCTTTTACGCAGGTCTGGCCGGCATGATGGCCGGCTCGGGCCTGATTGAGCGGGTGTCGGACGCCTTTGTGGCCATGTCCACCCCGCAGACTTTCCCGGTGCTGGCCTTCTGGAGCGCGGGGCTGGTCAATATCTTCGTGCCCAGCGGCGGCGGACAGTGGGCGGTGCAGGGGCCGGTCATGGTGCAGGCCGCGCAGAGTCTGGGGGCCTCGCTGCCCAAAACGGCGATGGCCGTGGCCTGGGGCGACGCCTGGACCAACATGATTCAGCCGTTTTGGGCGCTCCCTGCCCTGGCGATTGCCGGCCTGCACGCCCGCGACATCATGGGTTATTGCCTGGTTATCCTGTTGCTGGTGGGCGCGGTGGTCAGCCTGGGCCTGTATCTGCTTCCTGGCTGA
- a CDS encoding acyl-CoA dehydrogenase family protein, which produces MEKNTPDLNDLMAQIDLGKLGVLAGKVDLAGILNAASNMNDKQLRQLSRALGVGGSGRKRELPAADGDFYDYLDTLTDAQVEVAGRVHAFMRAEVMPVMNEYWSRDEFPRDLIGKMRELNLLRAIWNEDGTRRPDATIMEGIITLEACRVDVSTAVFFGVHGGLAFASIALGGSEEQKKRWLPDMLDMRRIGAFGLTEPEGGSQVSEGMRTTCRRDGDGWVLNGEKKWIGNSTFSDFTVIWARDEETSEVRGFVVEAGTPGYSVEKIQGKIALRMVENGHITLQDCRVADEFRLQAVQGWDTVSDVLKLTRAGVAWQGVGCAMGAYELALAYAQQRKQFGKRIGEFQLVQNHLVLMLADVTAMLGMVTRLSHLADEGRMDDAHAALAKVHTAARCREVVARAREVFGGNGILLEHGVAKHFADTEAIYSYEGTNEINTLVVGRAVTGLSAFV; this is translated from the coding sequence ATGGAAAAAAATACGCCTGATCTGAATGATCTGATGGCTCAGATTGATCTGGGCAAGCTGGGGGTGCTGGCCGGCAAGGTGGACCTGGCCGGGATTCTGAACGCGGCCAGCAACATGAACGACAAGCAGCTGCGCCAGCTGAGCCGCGCCCTGGGAGTGGGCGGCAGCGGCCGCAAGCGCGAGCTGCCTGCCGCCGACGGCGACTTTTATGACTATCTGGACACCCTCACCGACGCGCAGGTGGAGGTGGCCGGCCGGGTGCATGCCTTTATGCGTGCCGAAGTGATGCCGGTCATGAACGAGTACTGGAGCCGCGACGAGTTCCCCCGTGACCTGATCGGCAAGATGCGCGAGCTGAACCTGCTGCGCGCCATCTGGAACGAGGACGGCACCCGCCGCCCCGACGCCACCATCATGGAGGGCATCATCACGCTGGAAGCCTGCCGGGTGGATGTCTCCACCGCTGTATTTTTCGGGGTACACGGCGGGCTGGCTTTCGCGTCCATCGCGCTGGGCGGCAGCGAGGAGCAGAAAAAGCGCTGGCTGCCGGACATGCTGGACATGCGCCGCATCGGGGCATTTGGTCTGACTGAGCCCGAGGGCGGCTCGCAGGTGAGCGAAGGAATGCGGACCACCTGCCGCCGCGACGGGGACGGCTGGGTGCTGAACGGCGAGAAAAAGTGGATCGGCAACTCTACTTTCTCCGACTTTACCGTGATCTGGGCGCGCGACGAAGAAACGTCCGAGGTGCGCGGTTTCGTGGTAGAAGCGGGCACGCCCGGCTACAGCGTCGAGAAGATTCAGGGCAAAATCGCGCTGCGGATGGTGGAAAACGGGCACATCACCCTGCAGGACTGCCGGGTGGCCGATGAATTCCGCCTGCAGGCTGTGCAGGGCTGGGATACCGTGTCGGACGTGCTGAAATTGACCCGCGCCGGGGTGGCGTGGCAGGGCGTGGGCTGCGCGATGGGCGCCTACGAACTGGCACTGGCCTACGCCCAGCAGCGCAAGCAGTTCGGTAAGCGCATCGGTGAATTCCAGCTGGTTCAGAACCATCTGGTGCTGATGCTGGCCGATGTGACCGCCATGCTGGGCATGGTGACCCGCCTCTCGCACCTGGCGGACGAGGGCCGCATGGATGACGCCCACGCCGCCCTGGCCAAGGTTCATACCGCTGCCCGCTGCCGTGAGGTGGTGGCCCGCGCCCGCGAGGTCTTCGGCGGTAACGGAATCCTGCTGGAGCACGGGGTCGCCAAGCACTTCGCCGACACCGAAGCTATCTACTCCTACGAGGGCACCAACGAAATCAATACCCTGGTGGTCGGCCGCGCCGTGACCGGCCTGAGCGCTTTCGTCTGA
- a CDS encoding glutamate-5-semialdehyde dehydrogenase, whose product MNMLFAQARAAARALALAGSDQKQAALDAAAAALERRRADVLSANARDLAFAEKKGLSPAMLDRLRLDEDRIGSIVQGLRAVAAQPDPVGEVMEAWERPSGLSIRRVRTPIGVVGVIYESRPNVTADAGALCLKSGNAAILRGGSESLHSSQAIHAALVEGLRTAGLPERAIQLIPTRDRAAVGEMLAAQGLIDVIVPRGGRSLVGRVQSEARVPVFSHLDGINHVYVHAAADPVKAEAVVVNSKTRRTGICGAAECLLMDRESFAAQGAALVAALQALGTQIRGDRHFQTLPGVQAAGPDDFGCEFLDNIIAARVVSGPGEAIAHIAQYGSGHTECIVTEDAAVAGRFAREVDAAIIMHNASTQFADGGEFGMGAEIGIATGKLHARGPVGARELTSFKYLVHGEGTVRP is encoded by the coding sequence ATGAACATGCTGTTCGCTCAGGCCCGCGCCGCCGCCCGCGCGCTGGCACTGGCCGGCAGCGACCAGAAGCAGGCTGCCCTGGACGCGGCCGCCGCCGCCCTGGAACGCCGCCGCGCCGACGTACTGAGCGCCAACGCCCGCGACCTGGCTTTCGCAGAGAAAAAGGGCCTCAGCCCCGCCATGCTGGACCGGCTGCGGCTGGACGAGGACCGTATCGGCAGCATTGTGCAGGGCCTGCGTGCCGTGGCCGCCCAGCCCGACCCGGTCGGCGAGGTGATGGAAGCCTGGGAGCGCCCCAGTGGCCTGAGCATTCGCCGGGTTCGCACCCCGATCGGCGTGGTGGGCGTCATCTACGAGTCGCGGCCCAACGTGACCGCCGACGCCGGCGCCCTGTGCCTCAAGAGCGGCAATGCGGCCATCTTACGCGGCGGCTCGGAAAGCCTGCACTCCTCGCAGGCGATTCACGCGGCGCTGGTGGAGGGCCTGCGTACCGCCGGCCTGCCCGAGCGGGCCATTCAGCTGATTCCTACCCGCGACCGGGCGGCGGTAGGGGAGATGCTGGCGGCGCAGGGCCTGATAGACGTGATTGTGCCGCGTGGGGGCCGCAGTCTGGTGGGCCGGGTGCAGAGTGAGGCCCGGGTGCCGGTGTTCTCGCACCTGGACGGCATTAACCATGTGTATGTTCATGCGGCCGCCGACCCGGTCAAGGCAGAGGCGGTGGTGGTCAATTCCAAGACCCGCCGCACCGGCATCTGCGGCGCGGCCGAGTGCCTGCTGATGGACCGGGAGAGCTTCGCGGCCCAGGGCGCAGCGCTGGTGGCCGCGCTGCAGGCACTCGGCACCCAGATTCGCGGAGACCGTCACTTCCAGACCCTGCCCGGCGTGCAGGCGGCGGGACCGGATGATTTCGGCTGCGAGTTTCTGGACAACATCATCGCGGCGCGGGTGGTGTCCGGCCCTGGCGAGGCCATCGCCCACATCGCGCAGTACGGCAGCGGGCATACCGAGTGCATCGTGACCGAGGACGCGGCGGTGGCCGGCCGCTTTGCCCGCGAGGTGGACGCTGCCATCATCATGCACAACGCCTCCACCCAGTTCGCGGACGGCGGCGAGTTCGGCATGGGGGCCGAAATCGGTATCGCCACCGGCAAGCTGCACGCCCGTGGCCCTGTGGGCGCCCGCGAGCTGACTTCGTTCAAATATCTGGTGCATGGCGAGGGCACCGTGCGCCCCTGA
- a CDS encoding TetR/AcrR family transcriptional regulator: protein MLPPAATVPQEAPGSPLPRRLSAEDRRTQILEMAAELFIQRGFESVGMADLAQALRISRPTIYTYFASTEDMLDALLEARLEGLPGRLHPYLNRLEDSAAAYDQLFVALLEERELLMLLNSGGGPLFRQKRRAFFQALETRLQLAELPRAQRSGPAAQQMIFLVIHLLSSAAYAELTEEPFSAEALAATLNTFVNGGVRALAGQTEG from the coding sequence ATGCTTCCGCCTGCTGCGACAGTTCCCCAAGAGGCCCCCGGCTCTCCCCTGCCCCGCCGCCTGAGCGCCGAAGACCGCCGCACCCAAATTCTGGAGATGGCCGCCGAGCTGTTTATCCAGCGCGGCTTCGAGAGTGTGGGCATGGCCGACCTGGCACAGGCACTGCGGATTTCGCGGCCCACCATCTATACCTACTTCGCCTCCACCGAGGACATGCTGGACGCCCTGCTGGAAGCGCGGCTGGAGGGCCTGCCAGGTCGGCTCCACCCCTACCTGAACCGCCTGGAGGATTCGGCCGCCGCCTACGACCAGCTGTTCGTGGCCCTGCTGGAAGAACGCGAGTTGCTGATGCTGCTCAATTCGGGCGGCGGACCGCTGTTCCGCCAGAAGCGCCGCGCCTTTTTCCAGGCGCTCGAAACCCGCTTGCAGCTGGCCGAACTGCCACGCGCCCAGCGCAGCGGGCCGGCCGCCCAGCAGATGATTTTTCTGGTAATTCACCTGCTGAGCAGCGCTGCCTACGCCGAGCTGACCGAGGAACCTTTCAGCGCCGAGGCCCTGGCGGCCACCCTGAACACCTTCGTGAACGGCGGCGTACGTGCGCTGGCTGGGCAGACGGAGGGCTGA